In the Kribbella sp. NBC_00482 genome, one interval contains:
- a CDS encoding ClpX C4-type zinc finger protein, with product MPDNVLRCSFCGKTKDEIERMIAGPGVFICNECVDLSVQVMNEQPIPSFPPLDGKSDEELLADMVRLDKSRGQVEAAVQERVLRLRSRSVTWARIGESLGISRQSAWERFSGEE from the coding sequence ATGCCGGACAACGTGTTGCGGTGCTCGTTCTGTGGGAAGACCAAGGACGAGATCGAGCGGATGATCGCCGGGCCGGGGGTGTTCATCTGCAACGAGTGCGTCGACCTGTCGGTGCAGGTGATGAACGAGCAACCGATTCCGTCGTTCCCGCCGCTGGACGGGAAGAGTGACGAGGAGTTGCTGGCCGACATGGTTCGGCTCGACAAGTCGCGCGGGCAGGTCGAGGCCGCCGTACAGGAACGGGTACTGCGTCTGCGCTCCCGCTCGGTCACCTGGGCCCGGATCGGCGAGTCCCTTGGCATCAGCAGGCAGTCGGCCTGGGAACGCTTCTCGGGCGAGGAGTAG
- a CDS encoding AAA family ATPase: MRLVYLTGSSGVGKTAVGDELGRRGYAVYDVDADGLARWFENETGTEVRMPSYRDDAWFAENTYRMPVETVQRIADEADGVAFICGTVGNDNEIWDLFDTVISLSVDAETLRRRLVGRRAFGSSGPELERVLAWHAQVDADNTRYGALLVNANAPIPEVADHILDALGIR; this comes from the coding sequence ATGAGGCTGGTGTATCTGACAGGGTCCTCCGGGGTCGGGAAGACGGCCGTGGGTGATGAGTTGGGGCGGCGGGGATATGCCGTGTACGACGTCGACGCGGACGGGCTGGCGCGGTGGTTCGAGAACGAGACGGGCACCGAGGTGCGGATGCCGTCGTACCGGGACGACGCGTGGTTCGCCGAGAACACGTACCGGATGCCGGTCGAGACCGTGCAGCGCATCGCGGACGAGGCCGACGGGGTCGCGTTCATCTGCGGGACGGTGGGGAACGACAACGAGATCTGGGACCTGTTCGACACGGTCATCAGCCTCAGCGTCGACGCGGAGACGTTGCGCCGACGGCTCGTGGGTCGGCGTGCATTCGGCTCGAGCGGCCCAGAGTTGGAGCGCGTGCTCGCGTGGCACGCGCAGGTGGACGCCGACAACACCCGGTACGGCGCTCTGCTGGTCAACGCAAACGCCCCGATCCCCGAAGTCGCCGACCACATACTCGACGCGCTCGGCATTCGCTGA
- a CDS encoding phosphotransferase: protein MDINRGAYPDALTPWEDPSWRTAALGWLDARLDELGVRETGPRQVRVRPWSVLVRVEAAEPVWFKAASPGSAFEAGLGEALSRWTPEHVLTPYAVDAGRGWSLLPSGGPVLRGLGAGPREWEDALTQYADLQRALVPRAEELLRLGVPDARVAGLPGVFDDAVDGNETLDAADRDRLRLFRPRLVEWCEELAAIGVPDSLDHADLHDGQILVAGAGRYTFFDWGDANVGHPFCSLLVALERAAEEHGSEVMARLEDAYLEGWTGHTLPDLRRAADLARRLSQLTRAGSWSRLFPTAAQLGDPERAAALMRLL, encoded by the coding sequence ATGGACATCAACCGCGGCGCGTATCCGGACGCGTTGACGCCCTGGGAGGATCCGTCGTGGCGTACGGCGGCACTCGGCTGGCTGGATGCGCGGCTCGACGAGCTCGGCGTCCGCGAGACCGGGCCGCGGCAGGTTCGGGTCCGGCCGTGGTCGGTGCTCGTCCGGGTCGAGGCGGCGGAGCCGGTGTGGTTCAAGGCGGCGTCACCCGGGAGCGCGTTCGAGGCCGGGCTGGGCGAGGCGCTGTCTCGGTGGACGCCCGAGCATGTGCTCACGCCGTACGCCGTCGACGCCGGCCGTGGCTGGTCGCTGTTGCCGTCCGGCGGGCCGGTGTTGCGCGGTCTGGGAGCTGGGCCGCGTGAGTGGGAGGACGCGTTGACGCAGTACGCCGACCTGCAGCGGGCGCTCGTACCGCGGGCGGAGGAGTTGCTGCGTCTCGGCGTACCTGATGCTCGGGTTGCGGGGCTGCCGGGGGTCTTCGACGATGCGGTCGACGGGAACGAGACGTTGGATGCGGCGGATCGTGACCGGTTGCGGTTGTTCCGGCCGCGGTTGGTCGAGTGGTGCGAGGAGCTGGCCGCGATCGGCGTACCGGATTCACTGGATCATGCCGATCTGCACGACGGTCAGATCCTGGTCGCGGGGGCTGGGCGGTACACGTTCTTCGACTGGGGTGACGCGAACGTCGGGCATCCGTTCTGCAGTCTGCTGGTTGCGCTCGAGCGTGCTGCCGAGGAGCACGGTTCGGAGGTGATGGCGCGGTTGGAGGACGCGTACCTCGAAGGCTGGACAGGTCACACGCTGCCCGACCTCCGCCGCGCGGCCGACCTCGCCCGCCGACTCAGCCAGCTGACCCGCGCCGGCTCCTGGTCCCGCCTGTTCCCGACGGCGGCGCAGCTCGGCGACCCTGAGCGGGCTGCGGCACTGATGCGATTGCTCTGA
- a CDS encoding DUF72 domain-containing protein, translating to MTRWPDSPYRVGISGWRYPPWRKVYYPDGLPQRAELEYASSRLNSIELNGSFYALQRPESYQRWYAETPEGFVFSVKGPRFVTHLKRLSDVDAPLANFFASGILALGNKIGPVLWQLPPNFQYDASRCADFFAQLPRTTAEAAEHAKRHDERMEGRALLEPAVDGSLRYAIEVRHDSFKNEGFVELAREHDIAVVCADTAGKWPMFDDVTADFAYVRLHGADELYVSGYDDKSLDRWARKIRSWKCDAFVYFDNDAKVHAPYDAERLAERFGISSPAAEV from the coding sequence ATGACGCGCTGGCCGGACTCCCCGTACCGAGTAGGGATCTCGGGCTGGCGCTACCCGCCGTGGCGGAAGGTCTACTACCCCGACGGGCTGCCGCAACGTGCCGAGCTCGAGTACGCGTCGTCCCGGCTGAACTCGATCGAACTCAACGGCTCGTTCTACGCCCTCCAGCGCCCGGAGTCGTACCAGCGCTGGTACGCCGAGACGCCCGAGGGCTTCGTCTTCTCGGTCAAGGGCCCGCGGTTCGTCACGCACCTGAAGCGACTGTCGGACGTGGACGCGCCGCTGGCGAACTTCTTCGCGTCCGGAATCCTTGCGCTGGGCAACAAAATCGGCCCGGTGCTCTGGCAGCTACCGCCCAACTTCCAGTACGACGCATCGCGGTGTGCGGACTTCTTCGCCCAGTTGCCGCGCACAACAGCCGAGGCGGCCGAACACGCCAAGCGTCACGACGAACGGATGGAAGGTCGCGCGCTGCTCGAGCCCGCCGTCGACGGGTCGCTCCGGTACGCGATCGAAGTACGGCATGACAGCTTCAAGAACGAAGGATTCGTCGAGCTCGCCCGGGAGCACGACATCGCGGTGGTCTGCGCGGACACCGCGGGCAAGTGGCCGATGTTCGACGACGTCACGGCCGACTTCGCCTACGTCCGGCTGCACGGCGCCGACGAGCTCTACGTGAGCGGGTACGACGACAAGTCACTCGACCGCTGGGCGCGCAAGATCCGCTCGTGGAAGTGCGACGCGTTCGTGTACTTCGACAACGACGCCAAGGTGCACGCGCCGTACGACGCCGAGCGGCTGGCCGAACGCTTCGGGATTAGTTCGCCCGCCGCCGAAGTGTGA
- a CDS encoding methylated-DNA--[protein]-cysteine S-methyltransferase — MNRHAVVSTRIGELTVVVSEDVLVGVYFPHHWVKPTAETLGERVEASDPLIAVVVEQLDEYFGGSRHTFDLASRLEGSEFQRRVWSVLGEIPYGETTTYGEIAARLGEPAQAVGKAVGQNPLSIVVPCHRVIGKDGSLTGYAGGLRRKQFLLDLEEPVGARLF, encoded by the coding sequence ATGAACAGGCATGCGGTGGTCAGCACCCGGATCGGGGAGCTCACGGTGGTGGTGTCGGAGGACGTGCTGGTCGGCGTCTACTTCCCGCACCACTGGGTGAAGCCGACGGCGGAGACGCTGGGTGAGCGGGTCGAGGCGTCCGACCCGCTCATCGCGGTCGTCGTCGAGCAGTTGGACGAGTACTTCGGCGGCTCGCGGCACACCTTCGACCTGGCGAGCCGGCTGGAGGGCAGTGAGTTCCAGCGACGGGTCTGGTCGGTGCTCGGGGAGATCCCGTACGGCGAGACGACGACGTACGGCGAGATTGCGGCGCGGCTCGGGGAGCCGGCGCAGGCGGTGGGGAAGGCGGTCGGGCAGAACCCGTTGTCGATCGTCGTCCCGTGCCATCGGGTGATCGGGAAGGACGGGTCGCTCACCGGGTACGCCGGGGGGCTCAGGCGGAAGCAGTTCCTCCTGGACCTGGAGGAGCCGGTCGGCGCTCGCTTGTTCTAG